TGTGTgcatttctatttatttttctgtCCTTGCACTTGGAAAGATACCAGAATACTAATGGGCTAGGTACTTCATTTTGTGACAAGCTGAAGGAGACCTTTAATTTCGACCATGGCAACTAATTCTTCTCTTTCTGGAGGTCATAAAGAAAAGCAAATTCTCTTTGAGGTAACATTCTGAAACTATCATTCCTAGCTATAAAAGCTTAGGAAAAATTTCCTTCAATATCCTTAATTTTGAACTTGTGTCATGCTCAGATTGGGAATTCTGAAAGGCAGTTGTGGGCATTGATCCATTTTAAAGGTCCATTACACTCTGATGTTCTAGCCTTGTATAGTAACATCAGGTCAAGTTATGAGAGAGAAATTCTCAGTAACCACACTCATTCGGAACTTCAAGAGGTTGAATATTGCTTGTGGAAGCTTCACTATAAGCATATTGATGAATTTcgaaaaataattaagaaatgcTCTGGTAATGCAGAGAACAAGAAATCAGGAATGTTGCAAGATGGTGTTGTGCAGATAAACAATGACAGTTATGTACAAGAATTTAGGTCATTTCTTTCAAAAGTTACTGAGTTTTACCAAACTCTGATTGTAAAAGTCAGAAAACATTATGGAGTCCCAGAAGAGGCTTTGTTTCATAAGAAAGGTTGTGTTTCAACTTCTTTTGAACCAGAATCCATGTTGAAATGTCAATATTTATGTCACCGCTGCTTAGTTTGTATGGGGGATCTGGCCAGGTATATACAACAATATGAAAACCTTGATTCTCAAAAGCAAAATTGGTCAATTGCTGCCACACATTACTTGGAAGCAACAAGGATTTGGCCAGATAGTGGAAACCCTCAAAACCAGGTAAACtttaatattagtttaaaattagCTCTAGATCTTTTGCTCAAGAAAAAAGTTTTTTCATCTATTCTCTTCCTTGGCGTTCATTTTGCAGTTGGCTGTATTAGCAACATATATTGGAGATGACTTTCTTGCTTTGTATCACTGTGTGAGAAGTTTAGCTGTTAAAGAACCCTTTCCCGATGCCTGGGATAATCTTATCCTACTATTGGAAAAAGTAAGATGATATTTAAGTTCTTGAATTAACTTAAATTGGTTTTTATCCATGCTTAATGTTTCTGAACTTGGGAAGGTGTCATCTCTAATGATCTTGCAGAACAGGTCATCTCATTTGCCAGATGATTCCAATGAAGTCTGCTTTGATTTCTTGAAACCTTCTCAAAGGATCATTAAAGAGACTGGAGCGAGGTCAAGTGATGATAACTCAAATTGCAACATGTCTGAAGGAACTAATAATTTTACTAACACAAAGTTATGGTCTCTAACAGTCAGAACAATTAGTTATCTCTTCATAACGACGAGGTACATCTtggtttcaattatttttttcttgaattgTCTTGCTATTTTATCTTGTCATTTTAAGTTTGAATTCCCTCCCTTGGTGTCAAATTGAATCATGCATGTTATGTATCTTTAAATAGTATTTCATTTTtacattcttttaattttgagttaGCCCTTGATAACGTATCATTCCTTCATGTGTTTCATAGGACATAATGCATCTTTGAaattaatgtattattttttgaatgtttttaTCTTCAATTCTTTTGGAATAGGCAATATACCAATCTTTACCACCGTGATGAATTTACACTTCcgtaaaattttaattgatcTGCATGTATACTACTATCTATACATTTGTTAGTCCCAGGAAGTTGCTGGAAACGTATTCACTGAACAAATAATTTTCCAACGATAAGAAATAGACATTTGCTTGCATATTATACATTGATAACTTTGGGAGTAAATATCAAGTAAAGATAGATAATTATTGTTACATTTTGCCAACCAAAACATGTGAAACATAAAATATCTTGATATAtgaatattaacattatttcaATTTCTGCAACATGTGAAATGATGTTATTTTCCCCTTATTTCTTGAAGCTGTTTGGAGGAATTCCCCATTGCATTGGCATCTACTATTGGAGTGTTAGATGAAATGATGGAGCTAGAAGATATAAAACTAAAGACCATGTTAGAATCCTATGGACAAATGGATTTAGCTAGAAAGGGTCCTTTCCGAGCCTTGCAAATGGTTTCCATGCTCATATTTACACTACAGAATCTTATTGATAAACATGAGAAAAATGAATCAAAAGACTCTAGTGATAGTCAGCAGCTTGTACTGATTCAGTTGGCATTAGCTGCTGCCTTTATTGTGGTGGGTCGTTTTGTTGAAAGATGCTTGAAGTCTAGTCCTTTGAATCACTGCCCCTTGTTGCCTTCTGTACTTGTTTTCGTGGAGTGGTGTGCAAGCATGCTTGATGCAATTGTATTGTATGCAACTGATCGAAAGAGTGAAACAAGTATATCTTACTTTTTTGATGCGCTTGTTGAACTTCTAAATCAAGTAAATGAGAATAGAAAGGAAACCAAGAAGCTTGTAGATAATAGCCCTCTTTGGGAAGACTATGAATTGAGGGGCTTTGTGTTAGTAGCTTTTTCACATGTCTCATTAGATTTCTCTAGTGGATGGGAACACATTGACAACTTTGAGAGTGGGACTGAATTGCGTACTCAACGCATGAGTGAAGCAGCAATGAAGATTGCTAAGAAATCCAGTAATTTGCATAAGTGGATTATATGTGATGAATTAGGAAGAAAATTTTGTTCTGCGAGATCTGGTGAATGTCAGAAGAAGGAAACAGATTTGGAGTCCACCAACAAAAAGACAAGTAGGGATGACCTGAATCAAAAAATTGGCAAAGACACTGGGGAAGGTGGAAAATGTGATACAAGGGATAATCCAAGTAGTTCCAGCACTAACGAAAAACCTTATGTcgtagaagaagaagaggaagaagttATTCTATTCAGGCCTCTAGCTAGGTATAATTCAGTACCACCATACATACTTTTTTCCCCTGATGAGCAGATGTCATCTAGAAAAGCAAAGGAGGATAGAGTGTTACCTTCTGATGATTGTCTGCATCGTACTGCATCTCTGCCCTTGGCACAAAATCCATTTCAAGGTGACATTTTGAATTCAAGGATGAACGAGTTAATTCAATTACAAGAACCTTCAGTGAAGGGATCAAATTCACCCACATTTTCTGAAGGTCCAATCTCTGCTGGTCATCCTTCACTCAATGCATGGGTCCTTGATAGAGGAGGGTTGGGCACCAATAGGCTGGACCCCATTGAAGAACTAGCTTCTACATACTTGACTGATCTTTCTATCAACGGAACTCAAAATTCAGTGATGAGTTCAGTGGAAGAGTTTCCAAACTTCCCCTCCTCTTCTGCTACGTACACTGCTCCAATTCCTTCTGCTCCATTGTTACCAGATAATGCTCCTTGGTACACTGATGTTATTGTACAATCTAGTGTGTCTGCTCCATTATTGCCAGGCAACGCATCACCAGTAAATGGTTATTCAGCTTGGAGTTCTACTTATGGATCCATTGGATATGACAGTAGCTTTCCATATTATTCCAATGGATATCTGCCGCCACCAGGTAGAATCACTTCTGAATGGCTGCGTAGGTACAGAGAGAATCCCTCACTTGAGAGGGTCAACAGTCAGATGCAACCTGCTTATTTGAATGTTCTTGGAAATCATGAAAACTTCCTCCATCATGATACCCACAAGTTAAACCAATTTGATCAATTGGGTAATCCCCTCTCTTCTAACCAGTACACATATATGAAGCCACTAGGTCCCCTTCCATTGCAGCCAAGTTATCCCTATGCTTTTGGTGCTGGTGAGCACTTAACCGACCTCTTCCACAATTTTCAAAGACCAAGACCTTATGGGTGTGGTTATGTGACAGAACAAAGAAACGAGCCATTGCCTCTGCTAGAGCACCTTAAGGAAAAGGAATGGAGACTTCAGCAGGATCCTACCCTCAATCTCAATGGGCCTAGATTCATGGGAAATTAAAACTTCTCATCTGAAACTCGTTTACATCATTTCAAAATTGTACACCTTGCTGGGACTTTGATTCCATACAATACAAAGGTATCAAACACTATGTATATATCTATAATGCGTAGTATTTCAAGTTTCCTTTCTTCAATGAAAGACGAATTTCAAAGAATGTGGATGAAGAATCCTTTATTCAGCCTTTAATTGGTTAAGCATAAATTTTCATAGTGCATGATCATGGGGAGTACAAAATATGCGACTAGTGAAAATAAGCCTTCTTATTGTGGTGGCTAATATCATAATTAGTAAGAAAGTGTATGCAGTGACGGTAACCAACTCATGGGTTCttaaaactaaaaacaattgTAAAGGTTTCAAGTTAAAAGATAATGGTTGTTGAAACTAACAGACAATAGTACATTCAAAACCAGTTTCATTCAAAAACATTATGACTGTGATCCTACCATAACAATAAAAAGAATTTTGTCCCTAAGAAAACAAACACTCTCGGAAAATGTTGTAATTGTGTATGTGTATGATTTGTCACCTTACTTCCCTcccaaaatatattaataaaaaagacaaaagttaatataattatttagattttttattcaTGATCAGAgtttaatttcaataatttagatAATAAAGCTTCGTATTAAAAGTTAGCACTAACTATGGATAcgaaattttagttttaattttttagaataacTTTCAGATAATTATTTAAAACCAATAAAATTACCATACTTGATCATTTGTAATTGAATGatcatgtaaaaatattttatattgttaatgTCTATCTTTTTCCCTAAATTTAGTTTGAAGAACTGTAAAAACTATTTGGAAAAAGATGCATGTAACTTTTCCTAAAAATAACCCGGAAAAAGCACTAGACTTTAAAGAATTAAGATTAAAGTAAATACTAAAATTGAAgtttactttaatttattttagaacaTGTTTACAAAAACAATTGAAAGAAAAACAGTCATCATTTCAGCTGTTTCCAAATACACAATAAAACTACGGTAGTAACAAAAGCTAACATAACATAACCTTGAACTGTGAAATGAATCCATGATAGAAATAAGctcttttttctttctgtttCCAACCTTTCTGTAAGacagtttcttcttgcaccgctacatttttcttcctgcacccccacaatgttatgcaaaAATCAAACtgtccctattattttttaaaaatcctaaaatgcacttgaactgtatttatttattttca
The sequence above is a segment of the Phaseolus vulgaris cultivar G19833 chromosome 2, P. vulgaris v2.0, whole genome shotgun sequence genome. Coding sequences within it:
- the LOC137812051 gene encoding nonsense-mediated mRNA decay factor SMG7-like isoform X1, whose amino-acid sequence is MATNSSLSGGHKEKQILFEIGNSERQLWALIHFKGPLHSDVLALYSNIRSSYEREILSNHTHSELQEVEYCLWKLHYKHIDEFRKIIKKCSGNAENKKSGMLQDGVVQINNDSYVQEFRSFLSKVTEFYQTLIVKVRKHYGVPEEALFHKKGCVSTSFEPESMLKCQYLCHRCLVCMGDLARYIQQYENLDSQKQNWSIAATHYLEATRIWPDSGNPQNQLAVLATYIGDDFLALYHCVRSLAVKEPFPDAWDNLILLLEKNRSSHLPDDSNEVCFDFLKPSQRIIKETGARSSDDNSNCNMSEGTNNFTNTKLWSLTVRTISYLFITTSCLEEFPIALASTIGVLDEMMELEDIKLKTMLESYGQMDLARKGPFRALQMVSMLIFTLQNLIDKHEKNESKDSSDSQQLVLIQLALAAAFIVVGRFVERCLKSSPLNHCPLLPSVLVFVEWCASMLDAIVLYATDRKSETSISYFFDALVELLNQVNENRKETKKLVDNSPLWEDYELRGFVLVAFSHVSLDFSSGWEHIDNFESGTELRTQRMSEAAMKIAKKSSNLHKWIICDELGRKFCSARSGECQKKETDLESTNKKTSRDDLNQKIGKDTGEGGKCDTRDNPSSSSTNEKPYVVEEEEEEVILFRPLARYNSVPPYILFSPDEQMSSRKAKEDRVLPSDDCLHRTASLPLAQNPFQGDILNSRMNELIQLQEPSVKGSNSPTFSEGPISAGHPSLNAWVLDRGGLGTNRLDPIEELASTYLTDLSINGTQNSVMSSVEEFPNFPSSSATYTAPIPSAPLLPDNAPWYTDVIVQSSVSAPLLPGNASPVNGYSAWSSTYGSIGYDSSFPYYSNGYLPPPGRITSEWLRRYRENPSLERVNSQMQPAYLNVLGNHENFLHHDTHKLNQFDQLGNPLSSNQYTYMKPLGPLPLQPSYPYAFGAGEHLTDLFHNFQRPRPYGCGYVTEQRNEPLPLLEHLKEKEWRLQQDPTLNLNGPRFMGN
- the LOC137812051 gene encoding nonsense-mediated mRNA decay factor SMG7-like isoform X2, whose amino-acid sequence is MLQDGVVQINNDSYVQEFRSFLSKVTEFYQTLIVKVRKHYGVPEEALFHKKGCVSTSFEPESMLKCQYLCHRCLVCMGDLARYIQQYENLDSQKQNWSIAATHYLEATRIWPDSGNPQNQLAVLATYIGDDFLALYHCVRSLAVKEPFPDAWDNLILLLEKNRSSHLPDDSNEVCFDFLKPSQRIIKETGARSSDDNSNCNMSEGTNNFTNTKLWSLTVRTISYLFITTSCLEEFPIALASTIGVLDEMMELEDIKLKTMLESYGQMDLARKGPFRALQMVSMLIFTLQNLIDKHEKNESKDSSDSQQLVLIQLALAAAFIVVGRFVERCLKSSPLNHCPLLPSVLVFVEWCASMLDAIVLYATDRKSETSISYFFDALVELLNQVNENRKETKKLVDNSPLWEDYELRGFVLVAFSHVSLDFSSGWEHIDNFESGTELRTQRMSEAAMKIAKKSSNLHKWIICDELGRKFCSARSGECQKKETDLESTNKKTSRDDLNQKIGKDTGEGGKCDTRDNPSSSSTNEKPYVVEEEEEEVILFRPLARYNSVPPYILFSPDEQMSSRKAKEDRVLPSDDCLHRTASLPLAQNPFQGDILNSRMNELIQLQEPSVKGSNSPTFSEGPISAGHPSLNAWVLDRGGLGTNRLDPIEELASTYLTDLSINGTQNSVMSSVEEFPNFPSSSATYTAPIPSAPLLPDNAPWYTDVIVQSSVSAPLLPGNASPVNGYSAWSSTYGSIGYDSSFPYYSNGYLPPPGRITSEWLRRYRENPSLERVNSQMQPAYLNVLGNHENFLHHDTHKLNQFDQLGNPLSSNQYTYMKPLGPLPLQPSYPYAFGAGEHLTDLFHNFQRPRPYGCGYVTEQRNEPLPLLEHLKEKEWRLQQDPTLNLNGPRFMGN